The genomic DNA ttgtgtttattgatagtcagaaaacatgttatttcttactaattgaaggaataaggtttaaaagacccccccccccccaacggtgttgggaaactctaataggcgtcttgcctgtgacgtagatggtggacaacactctagaagctgcacttaatttaatgcaaaatgacgaaaaggtgtgttgtttttgactgcaatcattcaatgtacagtgggacatctgtgaacaaatgacccaaagatcccaaaatatccagaaaatggactaaatttgtccactttaaacgggcactttggaaaggaccctccgctcactccgttatctgtagctcatttcactggcgcttttccaacaatatgggcatgtaaggacaccaacgaaaggtgttcaagagcctctgtaacatggaggtaaacagggtaaggacactcacttcgcctgttttagttggtgttagttaacgttagcttgactcgctaaactcggtgtctcagattatactcggctacgtagctgcattacggaggtttatagtgtcggatgaattcgagttcgacttcgatcacatttacaagaataacggtacctctacatttgagtttagcttatttctaggctattgtcatgaataatgttggttatttagctagatactgtcataacagtcagtcataacggtgttttaccgcggcgttgttcagctgttgtccaccagtgacgtcacggtcgcgttcaagaatttccgtagggagctcgggtttttccgtcaatttaataaaattgtcagttttaaagcaaattaagctgctattttcattttaattcatacttatatctgtcagtaactacaataatgtggaatattcatggaggtccaataagtggtgcttagcctttaaattaCTTCCAGCACTGAATTATCAGGTGTTttgatgtttattatttattcctctctctttctttgtttctgtgtgCAGAGACGGCTCAGTTGTTGCTGATCGTGTCTGATGGTAGAGGTCTATTTTTAGAAGGGAAGGAAAGAGTCGCCACTGCGGTCCAAACTGCCCGCAGTGCCAACGTCTTCGTCATATTTGTGGTGCTGGACAACCCCAACTCCAGGGTAAACATCATTTTCAGAACAATACATGGaaataatacaatttatttatttattttttatataaaaaaaagttactCTAAATGTGGCTGTTTGTTTACGCTTTGTTATAAATTGTTTCATAAATATAGTAATTGTGCACTACTTTTCCAAGGTTTGGAATCATACAAATTATTGTTCATTAAAGGACCATTTTGTCGGTTATGCCTTTAAAAACAACTGGTcgactgtttttatttaagggCAGACATTGTATATTCAATGTTGTGAGCTATGCCCTACATTACATCAACTCCTACTTCTCTTTGTGACAGGACTCCATATTGGACATCAAAGTTCCCATCTTCAAGGGGCCGGGGGAGCTGCCGGAGATCCGCTCGTACATGGAGGAGTTCCCCTTCCCCTTCTATGTGATCCTGCGGGATGTTAATGCCCTGCCCGAGACTCTGAGCGACGCACTGAGGCAGTGGTTCGAACTCGTCACCGCCACTGACCATTAACTGACCTCACAGGAGCTGCTCAGCAGGGGCCATGCATCTGCACAAATACCCGGTGCTGCTAGCCCTCCCTGGACACGGGGACACGGACAGatgcgcgcacacacagacacaaacatgcacacacattggACTGGCTGCTGTAcatgtgccttttttttttattttgatattattttattgaatCGTAGTTGCAGCAGTGGCTGCTATTACTGTTCCTCACGTTGACTAGGAATTTTGAAGTGTTATGGTTCATGaaaatgttttctctctcttgcgTTCTCCTCGTAACCATCGGGTCAGTTTTTGCACGCCTTTGTTTTTTCCGTTTTGTTTTTGGAAGTGAAAGAAAATGTGATCCTCTTCCGTTCCGATTGAACTAGTTGGAATTCTGTGAACGTGGACTCGTGGTCCCTGTACATGTCCagtttcaaaatgtgaaacGCAGTCCGAACGCAAACGGCACCCGCCAGTGCTCCTCTGAACCTGATCAATGTGCCAGATAAAGAAGAGCAAAGCGCACGCGGATATCCTCGTCCGAACACATTTGAAGAAATCCAGCGGAAATGTGCCTTTTCTAAGACCCTCGCTTCCTTATCTTTACTCGGAGTGCATCACTTGGACTGTACGCGTGGGGAAAACGCAACACCCGTGCACATTTTTTAGGATTGTGACTACTGTATCAGGCCATAATGTCCCACACGCCTGAAAGTGCTGCTAGGGGAGATGTTTGGTCATACGTACTGCAGCGCTTACTATGACTACTGCAGCTCAGCTGTGGTCCCTGGAGGGCCTTGGTCTATGATCGTTTGGTATTTCCATTTTCAAACATACCTGATTCAACCCACCTCTTTACTATCAGGTTTAGTCTGTGCACTGCAGTTGGAGAGTCACCAAAACTCCTAGAGTCTGGCCTTCCTTGGCCTGCAGAGACTTACAAGGTACAGATACATTTCAGCTACTCTCACACAGCTCTTACCAAGAATATCAACTTCAAATACCTTTTGTTTGACatcatttttattcaaataCTTCTAGGAGATACTGTTTCTGTTTAGTATGTGCATTCTATGTTCAAGCTGGTAGcctcaataaacacacacacacactaaaggatTCTCTGCGTAGACAAGGTTTCAGCCCCATAACTTGGTATATGTCTTGAGTCTTGAGCCATCTTCAACACATTACTTCAATGGGgaaaatgatgataataataaaagacaTTTTTGGTCTTTCCAAAGACGTTCTGTTGTTCATGTTGGATATCTATGAAGGGAAAGCCCTGTGAAAGTGACTGCTAGTGCTGGCCAGTGCTCGTTTTGGTCATGTTCTGTTTAAACAAAcgaataaacacaaacaaggaGTTGTAAgctattgtaaaaaaaaatgaagtcaATTTTTCATATTTGGccaatactttttaaaaactgtatcAAAAGAATAAATAGTGGAAATATCCTGTAAACTACTGTCATGTTTTGAGCTTTTATGCTTTAAAATGGAACACCTcaattgtttttaaacaaggtgcacacacacacacacacacacacacacagttaatgaTTTTGTTTATGTCTTACATTTTTATGTGAAATGCTCTGAGACACAGTGGGGATGATGGGAACTAGGTGGTAgttttttacataaaattatTGTAAGTACCAACCATATTAATGTTATCATAGGATAGATAGACCTAAAAATTAGGTTCAGTTTTCATTTTaagataaatatttttgctaTACTTGCAACAGAGATggcgtctgtgaggagtgtggtgtgttcttagtgtgtctgcgtgggtttcctccgggtgacttactgtgaggagtgtggtgtgttctccctgtgtctgcgtgggtttcctccgggtgacttactgtgaggagtgtggtgtgttctccctgtgtctgcgtgggtttcctccgggtgacttactgtgaggagtgtggtgtgttctctctgtgtctgcgtgggtttcctccgggtgacttactgtgaggagtgtggtgtgttctccctgtgtctgcgtgggtttcctccgggtgacttactgtgaggagtgtggtgtgttctccctgtgtctgcgtgggtttcctccgggtgacttactgtgaggagtgtggtgtgttcttcgtgtgtctgcgtgggtttcctccgggtgctccggttttctcccacagtccaaaaacacacgttggtaggtggattggcgactcaaaagtgtccgtaggtgtgagtgtgtatgtgtctgtgttgccctgtgaaggactggtgccccctccagggtgtattcccaccttgcgcccaatgattcccaaGTACATATCGGAGGCCCGCAAGTGggcggaaaccagcaagtgggaggggcgtacgcagcaagtgggTAGAAACCAGAAAGTGGGGGATCtagatgttttgtgggaaggcAAATGTAGTAAATGCAGCCTTTATGTTTTGAAAAAAAGGCATAGTTtatctccaacagaactaggtaccctctactagttgtagtttaaaatattacatttcagtgaaaacgaaatacatagcacttctgatattttaattatatatttgtggtaatctgattatggggtgaactgcaaacttatgaaatccattaggtctctcatgtctacaatcattattttaatttgattacagaactataggactgtattatttgttttgtactcagcacagtattggattataatcagtttaaatgtgtaaacccttaagtaacacttatggcccactattcaaataaatatttaaagcagctcctttccattaatggacGTGGGAGAAATGAtgctaataatttgcaaataatcagtcatagtgggtgtaaatgacaatagagtcagtgcatgtagcAACAaggtgaacttaataagatggaaattcactgtaatgtagttatggtttaatgaattccaagatagTGGTGCAATCTTTCAGgaaattgtctgaaactgcttatctaattcaactcctcacataccgtcacatggagtgtggctcaaacccacaacctggagctgtgtgactgcaacactacctgctgcaccaccgcgccgcccgaagggctatcaatttattttaatatagttcatttattcagtttaatttatttcagaaatacaccatatgtacaaatatttgaggacaaatttgtattgaatatattctacattaagttgcaaccgttactaacacagatgtgcacacactgcctctctaatccctgtagagaaaCACTGACAATAGAATTGGATTCTTTGGAGTAAagaaacatgaacctaatgccaggcgaagaatatatagcaccccagcactgagctgtgctgatgaacccatatttactgtcatgtctcttgttaggaagtgagtagtagcctatatgtaagcaaacattatcattctcaaTACATGTaggtctcagttaaatggttattctctttatttattgcgagaatttcacatattaagccaaccacaaacaagcCTGTATGtcacataatgctgaaaatgtactccatacaatgtactcaatgtttacaagatacaatattaatactgaaaacaaaacagttattacatggtcacCAGGCACAGAGCTGTActgcaaaatacacaataatctaacacagtatcccaaagaactcactgacattctcttaaacttccaaacaatgctcaaacagagcaatttGAGCTGCATTAGTTATAGAAATTTGTTAGAAGAACGAAAATAACTAGAATACCTATTTTGTTGCAGGGCATTTTACACAAAGCAGGACGTCACAGTTAACCAGACAGCCTAGGTTTTTAAAAgtatcaaactatacacactgtctgaactgtggtgtataaggtgccctgcagtctagtatctgtgccttaagaattgaggtgagggCCCTAGAGTCCAGTTTCCATGTCTTAAAaattctggggtgaggggcatggcgtaaccacaaacatcgcattgaccctgagaccctgctcatcaacacaagctCCAAGCTCatagaaacagctccatatcagccctgtttttaaaaacaaataaaaaaggttctttagcctctgggtcGTCTCCAGAGCCTTTACGACAACTACATATCTCGAAGCCAGCATGCTTGAGTcgtgcttaaaatgttcttccgcGCTCACTTGGAGATTTACGGCCCAATTGGAGCTGTACctcccacttggagctgcctccggcctgcagagatacccttctcatgattccagggaggctctggacccaccgtgaccctgaactggataagggttacagataatagatgaatgaatgaataatttgagAAAGCACATACCTATTTGAAAATATTATGCCAATATTTCTAGAAAATATGGCTCTATTTAGATTATTAAGAAAATGTCATTATTTGGAGAAAGTAAGTCATTATCACAAGTTAAACGCctgtatttattaacaatatcAAGGGGTGTCAGACAAGTGGCTGAGAGACAGACTCCAGACTCATTCCCAGGCATTTATTAAATTGTTCAAACCCCTGTTAACATTTGTTAAGGGATGTCCCCGCAAGACTCCATATTATTTATGGAGTACATTAAGACGTTGACACACTCGACACACAAATAAAACCTTTTCAGCGCTTCAGTCGACCGTTTATaagggacttttattatgtagtGCAGTCAGACGGCGGTTGCTGGTGTAGGTGTGAGTTGAAGctgctctctgtcttttttcctAAAGCAGCGGCTTTACCTAAAAGAGCTTAAATTAAACTCTTAATAAAGTTATTGGCGGTTCGCTGTCTCTGCCCGACGCTTCTTCTCACAGCCTGTAAATGTTTCTCCTCCGCAGCGCTGCAGCAAGTAAGACTTTCTAACTTTCCTCGCACAACAGCAGTCAGTTTTACTCGGCTTGTTCTCTTGAATtcatcgttccaccttaaatagcaaTAGAACTCCTGcgccgtttaaggtggagcggaaaGTTCAAATAAGCCAACTTTTGTTAAATTCATTTGTAGCTTGTtttcttataatgttttaatattaaagcTGCTAAATTAGCACTTTTTGTAGCATTAACGTCAATATAATCAGTTTAACTcaagtataaataaatgttacatgATGTTGAACTGTTTTATAGTCTGTAAATATATTATTCCTTATggaaatatatgtaaaaaatatttaaacatgtgtAAATAAGTGTTTACTACCGTGAGAACAATTGAATTCTACCAGTAAATCAGTCAGTGAAATattatactttttatttatgtatttgttgattttctctctttcctctctctttttctctctctctatttctctctcttttctctctctctttcctctctctctctctctctctctctctcctctcgctctctatttcctctctctctctcttttctctctctctttcctctctctctctctctctctctctctctcctctcgctctctctttcctctctctctttttctctctttctttctctctatttctgtctcttttctctctctctctctttctttctctctatttctgtctctcttttctctctctctttttctctctctctctatttctatgtctctctctctctctctctctctgtctgtctgtctgtcacagTCTTCTTTTAGAATGAGTCTGTTGGAGATCAGTGAGAATGTAAAACTGGCCAGAGAGTATGCGCTGCTGGGGAACTACAGCTCAGCGGTGGTTTGTTATGAAGGAGTGTTGGAGCAGATTAAGAAATATTTGTATTCAGTACGGGAATCGTCTGTGCAACAGAAATGGCAACAGGTAAGTGTTTGGCCTTCCTGGGCACTTTCATGCTAACATCGGAGACACTGGACATTGTTTCCTTCCCAAAGGCAGTGGTTTCTGTTTGATCTGCCCTCATGATGCACTTCAGCAAACAAAAGGCTGCAGGTGAGGCTCAGTGGTTTGGTGTGCAAACAGAAATCATTGTTGTGATCTCTTGTGTGTCCTGTTCAGGTCTGGCAGGAGATCAGCGAGGAAAGCAAGCATGTGAGGGACATCATGAGGACGCTGGAGAGTTTCCAGCTGGAGGCTGCTCCGGCCAAGCCGAGCAGTTTCAGCCAAGAAAACGACATTATGCCTGTTCAGGTGGAGCATAGGTATTCCAGCCCCATTTGTTGAGTTTGAGGATGTTCCTGTCTGTTGAGTTAGTAATCAGATAGTTTTGATAGTGTTTATGATTGAAGGTTGGCAAATAATTGCTTGTTAAACTGCACTCAAATTTGATTTATAacgtttgttagttttttttaacctaTTTCAACATTAGTTAAAAGTCCTTTGCTGCTGCGAAGGAAGTTTTCCCTTATTTTTTTCACGCTGTGTTTTGCTACTCGGGCACAGTGGGCTTTGCTGAGTGTTTATACTGAGGGCTAGGACCTCCAGCACAGCTGTCATGTGAAGTGGATTAATTTTCATGTGGCAGAAGTTGGCCTACACACATTCAGTTGGACTTGTGCCTTCTTTTGTTCTTCCATTTAAGGTTATTTAAATCCCATGGGTAATTTAATCTCctctgatttaaaaaatgtttgaatgAGAATAACAAGGAAGCCATTTCAGAACTGCTCAGGTTTTAACTTCCTTAAAGGCTaggcaccacttaatggacctccatgaatatttcacattattttagttactgacagatataagtatgaattaaaatgaaaatagcagcttaatttgctttaaaactgacaattttattaaattgacggaaaaacccgagctccctacggaaattcttgaacgcgaccgtgacgtcactggtggacaacagctgaacaacgccgcggtaaaacaccgttatgactgactgttatgacagtatctagctaaataaccaacattattcatgacaatagcctagcaataagctaaactcaaatgtagaggtaccgttattcttgtaaatgtgatcgaagtcgaactcgaattcatccgacactataaacctccgtaatgcagctacgtagccgagtataatctgagccaccgagtttagcgagtcaagctaacgttaactaacaccaactaaaacaatggtcttttaaaccttattccttcaattagtaagaaataacatgttttctgactatcaataaacacaagttaggaactcaaattccactgtatttatttgtttgacactttcatattgctgctgcttagcctttaaatggtTTGGTCGTAAGAGAAGTCTTCTCCTGAGAAGCTTGATTATAAGCATCCATGatacagctcctttaatgtCAATTCAGCTTTGGTTATTTTCTACTTTACCACagctttttttaataaaaatgaggGCAACTAAAGTTAGACTAACATCAGATTATGCAGCTTTACGTCGGTCagcaaaataatattaaaacagaGTACGCTCAACTTGTTTCCTCCAACTTTCAGCTCAGGTTTATTGAGAAcatcaaacagattttaaaaagacAGTATGTTGAAACGTACAAATGTTGAATTTTTGaacaaattaatgttttaacaaCATTTATAGGGTTTGCTTAAAGATGTTTGTAGGACGTCTAGGTCATAGCTCCATTGGGTGTAAGAGCAAAGTTGTTGTCTGTACAGATACAATTTTGGAAGTACtgtgatatttatatttttgtcatatCAATCCCCTATAAGCTGATTATAACTAGAATGCAAATGTGCGTGTTGCTGTTTTCAGGCCATCTCCTGGTGCAGTACGAAGGGCTCCAGCACCGTACAAAGAAGGTAAACCTCACGGCAACAGACTGAGTGTTGGTCCTCGTCCCCAGCACCGACAGTCACCACGTGTCCCCAACGGTGATCGAGCAAAACCTCCAAAgggcaaagagaagagagagaatgtgccGAGACAGAAAGAGGACAAGGTAAGGTTGGAGGAGTGTAAACGGCCTGAAATTACCAAGTtcttctgtgtgttttaataagCTCTCCCATGCTCTGTGTCTCATACTCACTGTAACTTCACACTTTAGCGAGCGCGTTTAGCTGTATTGACAGAAACCCCAGCCTGTGGTACCGGTTTCCTCCATCTCAGCAAATGCAGGCAGATGCCAGAGAGATTAAACATGTGCTAAATATCACATCTACAGTCTAAACCCAGGCTTATTTAGCaccttgttgttgtttttattgcatgtaTGTGATTTGGTTTGGTTTACTTTTTCACTTTACTCTCTTCGTGAATCAGTCGGAGTTGAGctgactttttaacatttttttttacattcttatAGTTGCTTTGACTCGCCATCAGTGCTCTAACATTCTCCCTCCTCCTTCATCCACAGAACAAACCTGAAGTCTCAGAGACAGAGGTGAAGAGGTTTGACAGAGGAGGGGAGGACAAAGACCTGATCGAGACACTGGAGCGAGACATCATCTCCCAGAACCCCAACGTGAAGTGGTGTGTTCCTCTCCTTGAGTTCTTATTTCCTCTCACTTTATTCTCACACcgtttataaagaaatacgcaacCAAACAATAATAGAAAAACccacactgagctcctgagcaGTTAGCATGTGCTTGTTTGGACAACACCAGAGAGCTTCCATTGCTTTAAATCATTATTTGCAAAACAGACATACCTCATGTGGTCAATATAATGTTTGCTCGAGAGATTCATAGATTTATCTGATCTTTGTCGATGCTAGTTTCACTGTGTGTAAGTAGATTTGCCCAAATCATCATCTCTGGGAATATCATGTAAAAATGAGCCTGCATTGTTTACACAAAAAAGGGGGAAATACAGCGGAAGCTGTGGGCCGTTCAGTGGTCACTGGAGTGCAATTCTCAGGGAGCTTTGTACATGTGTATTGTTTGTTACAAGAGCCAGATTAACCTACTTGAATAAACCACAGATTTGGGTTCACTGAGGCGTCAAAGGGCCTTACGTGTGAAATCTTAGCTCTTACAAGAGATTATTaaaattagattaaaaaaacaagCGAGTCTTGAACCAAAACCTCAATATTGCTCCTTTTTGATTGTTCTTATTTCTTTTGAGAAGATCATATAGACTCCAACTACGTCTGTTTAAGTGAAATATGATCTCTGttgggtgtgtgttcatttaCAAAAGCCATACCTGCCTCGGTCAAACAAAAAAGACCAATAGACTCAGCTACTCATAAAACAGTGATCTACCAACACAACATGCTCGACGTTTCCATTTTGTCATTACAACATGGTCTTGTGCCTTTGTGTAAATATTAGCATGTGCGTGCCACTAGATCATGATGTTTACTGAAACTCCACCCCCCCCAGGGATGACATTGCAGACCTGGAGGAGGCAAAGAAGCTTCTGAAGGAGGCGGTGGTCCTCCCCATGTGGATGCCGGAGTTCTTTAAGGGAATCAGACGACCGTGGAAGGTACAGATGAAGTTCGATGGGGTTGAGACCTCCCAACATTAGCCTGCTTGTTCAAACTGTGCCTTTTAGTGCAGGGAATGCTAAGCCATTAacgttgtttttgtgtttcagGGCGTGCTGATGGTGGGACCGCCAGGCACTGGAAAGACCCTGCTGGCGAAGGCAGTAGCAACAGAGTGCAGGACCACCTTCTTTAATGTTTCGTCCTCCACCCTCACCTCCAAATACAGAGGGGAGTCTGAGAAACTTGTGCGGCTGCTGTTTGAAATGGTGAATACACATTTTACTGAAGAATTTTCTTTATAACGTTATAATGTGGAATGCGAACTGTCAAATGCGCTCTGCTTAAACGTGTTTGGTGTCTCTGTTGTGGGTCTAAAGGCACGGTTTTATGCTCCAACAACCATCTTCATCGATGAGATCGACTCAATGTGCAGCCGCAGAGGAACTTCAGAGGAGCATGAGGCTAGCAGGCGGGTCAAAGCTGAACTACTGGTGCAGATGGATGGTACGTATGCAGTTGAACGTGACGAACTCAGAAGTAGAAACCCATTATAAAGCTATAGAGTTTCCAAGGCTAATTTAGAGGTAAATATGGCCTAAATCTGGTCTTTGGTATGGGGATGTGAACAGCAAGAAAACACTTAATCAGACATGTTCAGTTCTGATTCGAGAAATTGGCTCAGTTCTGGAGTGAGTGCTCTCTGAACTTGTGTCAGATACAAACAGCATTAAAAAGACAATACGATTGACTTCACAAAACAATCATATTTGTGCAGTAAATCACACTTGGGCCCAAAAGACTCCTACAGACTGCTAATGTtgtgtaaaatatgtaaaatagcaattgattaatgttttatttaccgATTGGTCCATGCAGGTGTTGGAGGAACGTCCGAAAACGACCCGTCTAAAATGGTGATGGTCCTGGCCGCCACCAACTTCCCCTGGGACATTGATGAAGCTCTGAGACGCCGACTGGAGAAAAGGATCTACATCCCACTTCCCTCAGGTACCACTGTAGTCAGAATGCAGCAATTTGTTGTGACCACTTGTTTAACACTTGGCTGTTGTGTAAGGGCTGTAAGACTGCAGGAGGGGAAAGAGCTCTGAGAACTTGAGCTGATGTTCTGCGACCGGATTCTTATAGCACAAAGAACTGGCTTAACCCACTGGGACTGTAGTATCTTTTCCGACCCACCCTTAACATGTTGGCTCAAAGATTGTCAAAATAGATTTGGACACGACATTGAATATACCCTGTGCATCTTGTAAGACCAAGGGAAATGTCATTAGgtggtcttagaagactactaAGCATTAATAATCCGAGCCATGGGCAGTTTGTTTTATTGCCAGAAGACTAAACCCCATCCTTGAAATAACTGAACGTAGAATTGAAGAAtatgttcactgacaatggcgTCAGATTAGATTCTCATCCCAAACTGCATTAGTTAAATATTTGGCAAAACCCAATGTGATCCAATACCTTTAAGCACTACAGTACCCAGCATCCTTTGCATTGGCCCAAGTACAGTGCGTggtaaattaacaaataaaaaaaaaaatggaaataagGCAGTAGACGCttataaaaatgagaaattattatttttttatgtatgatataaaatgttttcctttcagTGAACATGACTCTCTATTGTTAAGAACAGAACTTAAAAGAAAGGTATCATAGTTAAAAAGGGTAGCAAAAGCTTCAGCCTGCAACTTTTTggttactattattattattttattttattttatatata from Hoplias malabaricus isolate fHopMal1 chromosome 7, fHopMal1.hap1, whole genome shotgun sequence includes the following:
- the katna1 gene encoding katanin p60 ATPase-containing subunit A1; protein product: MSLLEISENVKLAREYALLGNYSSAVVCYEGVLEQIKKYLYSVRESSVQQKWQQVWQEISEESKHVRDIMRTLESFQLEAAPAKPSSFSQENDIMPVQVEHRPSPGAVRRAPAPYKEGKPHGNRLSVGPRPQHRQSPRVPNGDRAKPPKGKEKRENVPRQKEDKNKPEVSETEVKRFDRGGEDKDLIETLERDIISQNPNVKWDDIADLEEAKKLLKEAVVLPMWMPEFFKGIRRPWKGVLMVGPPGTGKTLLAKAVATECRTTFFNVSSSTLTSKYRGESEKLVRLLFEMARFYAPTTIFIDEIDSMCSRRGTSEEHEASRRVKAELLVQMDGVGGTSENDPSKMVMVLAATNFPWDIDEALRRRLEKRIYIPLPSGKGRVDLLKINLKELELANDVDLDKIAEQMEGYSGADITNVCRDASLMAMRRRIEGLTPEEIRNISKDEMHMPTTMEDFETALKKVSKSVSAADLEKYDKWIAEFGSC